One Streptomyces sp. V4I8 genomic window carries:
- a CDS encoding nuclear transport factor 2 family protein — translation MSDDVRAAGLATAAHDWAAAMVSNDPARIAHFMADDWVIVSESGVSTREQFLALVESGDLTHSAFQIIGDPRIRVHGDSAVVTARITNTAHYRGERFDADEWTTDVFVRRDDRWLCVLSHITAAARA, via the coding sequence ATGAGCGACGACGTGAGAGCGGCCGGGCTCGCCACCGCCGCACACGACTGGGCCGCGGCGATGGTCTCCAACGACCCCGCCCGGATCGCCCACTTCATGGCCGACGACTGGGTCATCGTCTCCGAGTCGGGCGTCTCCACCAGGGAGCAGTTCCTCGCGCTCGTCGAATCCGGCGACCTGACCCACTCGGCGTTCCAGATCATCGGCGACCCCCGGATCCGCGTCCACGGCGACTCGGCGGTGGTGACGGCACGGATCACGAACACGGCCCACTACCGGGGCGAGCGCTTCGACGCCGACGAGTGGACGACCGACGTGTTCGTCCGCCGGGACGACCGCTGGCTCTGCGTACTGAGCCACATCACGGCGGCGGCGCGGGCCTGA